A DNA window from Portunus trituberculatus isolate SZX2019 chromosome 47, ASM1759143v1, whole genome shotgun sequence contains the following coding sequences:
- the LOC123498082 gene encoding tigger transposable element-derived protein 1-like has translation MDQGVIATFKKYYLRRTFRQALKATDENDMTLSEFWKSYNIYNAIKNINTSWWEITTTFMNAVWKKLCPQVVYDFTGFENIQEEVVDNLMSMSEKLELELEEQDFTEFFDDHDKELSNDELRELEKQRKEAEEAEEEEVEMPPKHFQTKKMAEAFASIEAALANFEEQDPNEERHAKVSAAVHDALKCYRVIYEEKKKAVSQSSLHRFFKRVDKREATVPSTPQSVPSTHEPVPSSSSTHTPDADSDADDPSTISSPRSSPATSPNKSK, from the coding sequence ATGGACCAGGGAGTCATCGCAACGTTCAAAAAATACTATCTAAGGCGCACTTTCCGCCAGGCACTGAAGGCAACAGATGAGAATGATATGACTCTGAGCGAATTTtggaagtcatataacatcTACAATGccataaaaaacattaataccTCCTGGTGGGAAATTACAACCACCTTTATGAATGCCGTATGGAAAAAGCTCTGCCCTCAGGTTGTTTATGATTTCACTGGGTTTGAAAATATTCAGGAGGAGGTTGTTGACAATTTAATGTCCATGAGTGAGAAACTGGAGCTAGAGCTGGAGGAGCAGGACTTCACAGAGTTCTTTGATGACCATGACAAGGAGCTATCTAATGATGAACTACGAGAATtggagaagcagaggaaggaggcagaagaggcagaggaggaagaagtggaaatgcCACCAAAACATTTCCAAACTAAAAAGATGGCAGAAGCTTTTGCATCCATAGAGGCAGCCTTGGCAAATTTTGAAGAACAGGACCCAAATGAAGAACGACATGCCAAGGTGTCAGCAGCTGTTCATGATGCACTGAAATGCTACCGCGTCAtatacgaggaaaaaaagaaggctgTGAGCCAGTCGTCGCTTCATCGGTTCTTCAAACGGGTAGATAAACGTGAGGCAACAGTACCATCCACTCCTCAGTCAGTGCCATCTACCCATGAGCCAGTGCCATCTTCATCCTCTACCCACACGCCTGACGCTGACAGCGATGCTGACGACCCCTCCACCATCTCGTCACCCCGTTCCTCGCCCGCCACTTCCCCCAACAAATCCAAGTGA